The genomic stretch agtattgttccctctcagacccctcccccacacacagcgccACAACACAGAGAAGTGAGtcgccctgccctggtgaatactaaggctccgccccttacaatgtaacaggtgtgccaaaacaaagaaatatggtccaaatgaaagaacagattaaaatttcagaaaaagaactaagtgatgaggagatagacaacctatcagatgcagagttcaaaacactggtaatcaggatgctcacagaaattattgagcaCAGACACAAAGTAcatgaagaagtgaaggctgtgcaaagtgaaataaagaaaaatatacagggaaccaacggtgaagggaaggaaaccaggactcaaatcaatgatctggaatggaaggaaaaaataaatattcaactggaacagaatgaacacacaagaattcaaaaaaatgaggagaggcttagaaatccctgggacacctttaaatgttctaacacccaaataataggggtgccagaaggagaacaggaatatagcaagaaactgaaagctcatttgaaaacataatgaaggaaaacttccccaatttggcaaaggaaatagactttcaggaagtccaggaagctcagagagtcccaaagaggttggacccaaggaggaacacaaccagtcacatcataattacattacccaagattaaagataaggagagaatcttaaaagcagtgagagaaaatgagacagttacctacaaaggagttcccataagactgtcagcagatttctcaaaagaaattttatgggcaaggagggactggcaacaagcattcaaagtgatgaaaaacaaggccctacaacctagattgctctatccagcaaagctatcatttagaatgggagggcagataaagtgtttcccagacatagtaaagttaaaggaattcattatcatcaccaagccttaactatatgaaatgttaaagggacttatctaagaaaaagaagatgaaaactatgaacagtaaaacgacaactcacaactaccaacaactgaacaaaaaacaaacaaacaaactaaaacacactaagcaaacaactagaacaggaacagaatcacagaaatggagatcacatggagggttatctttggggaaggggaggggagaaaatgggggaaaaggtacagggaataagaagcatagatggtaggtacaaaacagacagggggaggataagaattgtatgggaaatggagaagccaaagaacttatatgtacgacccatggacatgaacaaggcgggggaatgctagaggtcagggtgcagggcggagggggataaaggggagaaaattgggataCCTGTAATAACATAATCCATAGAATatactcaaaaaaagaaaatgtgcacTAACATCGTGGGGAGGGACCAGAGGAAGAAGTCAAGAAAGGCTGTCACCACTAGGACCCTGCGCAAGAACAGGATCCAGCATCAACCTGACTTCCTGCAGTAAGAGTCTAAGACCTGGCAGGCCCACCAGGGTTAGAGAAAGTGCTACACACTGTACATCTTAAACTGAAACAGTGCTTCCTGTCAATCATATTGCAATAATGCTGGGGGGTGCTAGAGCGGAGCTTCTTTGTGAGGGAAAAGGACATTCTCAACAAGAATCCGTGTGGTGCTCACAAATGCAGAGATCAGATGCCaggtgccagaggggaggaggttgggagactggatgaaaaagaCAAAGGGATTAAATTACAACTGCACAAATTGACAGTTACAGgacagtcacggggatgtaaagcaGAATATAGGGAAttcagtcaataatattgcaatcaCTACTGTAAGGATGGTGCTAGGTGGGTGCTGGAACATTTTGTAGAGTATATGATTATCTGACAACTATACTGTACACAcgaaactaatgtaaaataatatcaaatgtagCCCCCgctgtcgtagctcagtggattgagcacgggctgtgaaccaaagcgtcgcaggttcgattcccagtcagggcacatgcctgggttgcaggccacgttgatgtttctctctctctctttctccctccctttcctctctaaaaataaacaaaaatcttaaaataataataatatcgaatgtaaactgtaattgaaaattaaaatttaaaaagtattttttaaaaaaggactcgTGTCAAGGAGAAGATGGAGAAGCATGAAGCCGGTGTGCCTGGGCTGATGCTGTAAATGGTTTAACTGGAGGGACGCGGCGACTGATGTCACTTAGTTCATTAATGAACTTCTCAACATACGCTTTTTTCATCAACTCTTTATTTACTGTTGACATTAATGTAATCTGGCAAAAGAGACATGATTGGCTACTTTTCAaaccatgaaatatattttctgctttttaaaattatttgtgagGAGGTCCATTTTGACATGTGTTGTTTTCAGTGACTCATGACTTTTCAGGAACCTAATTTGTAAAAAATGGAGTTAAACCCAGAGCCTCACCTGATGCCAGGTACACAGCGGGTGCTCAAGTATTGCTCACAGAATGAAGAGCTGAAGAATCCCTTTATTCCCGGCCTCCAGGTGTCCAGCCCAGAGCCCGGCCTAACGTGCCTGGAAGGTTGGGAGGGGGTGCAGCCGAATGGAGGGCCCAAGGATCAGGGACCTGGGGTGGCGAACTCCGGCCAAGCCCTCCCCACAACTCCTGGCCCCGAGAGTCCCAGCATGGGGCGAACACGCAGTCCCTAGCACACGCAGGTGTTTTCAACTACTGATGCACCAGCAGGCAAAAGCCAACATCGTAACGGCAGAAATGACTGGCGATTGTGTTATGTTATGTAAACCTCACACCTTGGACCCATGAAGAAGGTGTGAGATGGGAAGAAATGAGGCAGCGTTAGGGGGCAGCAGGCCCCGCCGGGccgcgtgaccttgggcaagtcactcccGCTCTGACCTCAGCTGCGTTGTTTACAAAAGGAGAAGTTGGACAAGTTCATCTAGATGGTCCCTCCACTGGTCACGCCGTTGTGGGCTGGAGGTGATGAGAAAGGCTCTGGGGTGTGGGTCCAACCTGGACCAAGGTCACGGAGAGAAAACAGTCTCAGGGAAGGATTTTCCTGCTGAACCTATTTGCTGAgaccccctgcctggcccctttGGGTGTGGAATTGTCGAGAACCCAGACGAGACTCAGCCAGGAGTTTCCCTGCTCATGAGCTTTGAGTCCCAAAGTCCAAGAATCCTTATCAGCGTCCCCTGTGCAGTGACTCAGGCCAACTCAGGCTCAGCCAGACGGGGTTTTCTGACAGGCGGGCGGCAAACGGCAGAGGCGGTTCCTCCTTCCAGGAAAGCAGATGCAAACCCAAGGAGTTCTGTTTCCGGTTACGTGAAAACACTCCCTTCGCTTTGTCCCCGAACTCCCCGGGGTGCAGGGGCAGAGGCTCCGACCCCTCAGGAGGCCCCAGTCAGGACATGGGGGCTGCGGGCAGAGGCATCTTCACACCTTAGAGCAGCTTGTGGTTGGCAGAGTTTGCTGAGTCAGCGCGAGTAAGTGCTCTGACAGAGCAGGCGGGCACGGAGCACAGCACAAGTGTCGTCTTCCTGGAGTGTTCCGCTTCTCCTGTGAGGCGGTCAGGATggtgcccccattttacaggtgacaaACCTGAGACTCCAGAGAAGTGGAATGACTCACCCAAAGTCACACGGCAGATGCAGGTGTAGAAGTGTAGGAAGCCACAGGTAGAGGCGTGGCAACCTTCACTGGGTCAAAGTCACGGAGTCATTGAAGGACTGAAAGCTGAGGACAAGGGGATTGTTCCTCGAAGATGCCAGGGGCGGAGAGGCAGGGCCGTGGCCTCTGCCTGAGGAGCACCCGAGACACGGGGAGTCGGGGAGTCGCTGACAGAAAACAGGGAACAGCACTGGGTTCGGGAGAGGCACCCAGCTCTGCAAGTCTCTGTTTCACAAATCAGACCCCTGGGGTGGGTTTTCCTGAGCATGCCCCTTTGTCAGACGAGGCAAGCTGAGGCGCAGTGAGGGAACTCTGCTTCCTTCTTCTGTAAATTGAAGCAGCCGGGCTGGATGCCCTCCCTGGGCAGGTAGCCAGGGGTAAGGCAGGGAGAGAGCTCATGCCCTGTGCCCCCAGTCAGCCCCAGGGCTTCCCTCCCAAAGAATGATGCCTCCACAACATCCTGGATGCAAGCCTCCCAGTCCTCGGCAGGTCCAGGTCCCCCAGGCAGCGTTAAGGTCCGAGACAACAGCTGAGATCCTGTGAGTGCAAAACCCTCCTGGGGATCCTGCTgcccctggaggagggaggaggccgtGCAGCTCACTGCTGCCTTCATGGGAGACTCAGTCTCCCGTCTGTGGGTGCCCAGAGTCCATGCGCCCCTCACGGAGAGACTTCTAGCATCTTCTCCTTGAAATCCATCTTGTCCTGCTCCTGGCTCTCCTGCTGCTCCACGAGGCTGCCCTTGTCCTCAGTGATCTTCCCAGGTATCTTCAGAAATCTGGAATTCAGGCCCCAGCTGCAGatcagctgctgccccagctgtgCAGGCTTCCAGCCCACCCAACTCCAGCTCTGCTTCCCCTTCACACCTCGACCCTGAAGCTACTCACCTGAACAGAAGTTTCTGCCCGGGCTCCTTCTTAATGATGTTCAGCTTATAGTAGTGGCGGAGCGCACGTGACATCTTCTCGTAGGTCATGTTCACCCGGTTCTGGGAGGCAAAGCAGCCCACATcacaccccactccccaccccgttCCTTCCAGGCCTCGGTTTCCACACCTGGAAGGGAGCAGCCCGGGGTTCTGTGAGGGTGCATGAGAGTTCTCCTGAGTTTGGAAGGAGGAAGTCAGAGGAAGGTCGGGGAAGAAATGGGGTGATTCTCTCGTCTATCTGTCTGAGAACCATGGGGCAGGAGCGAATCACACGTTGCTTTTAAATAGCAAATGCCACAAGCGGTAACAAGTAAATACACATTTAGTTGGAAATGTAATCAGAGAGACAGCATGATGAGGGGCCATGAGGGTCAAgtcacttcttcctctccctggggGGGCGGGCAGTGCAGAGCAGCGGCAAAGCAGCTGGGCTTTGGGGTCAGTGTAAGCCCCAGCTCCACCATTTGGCAGCTGTGTGCCTGTGGATGAGTTTCTTTACCTCTCAAAATCTGTGTCTCTGATTATAGAATGAGGATAAGAACATCTGACTCACAGCTTTGTGGGAAGAATTAAATTGCTGAcccacttagcacagtgcttgggaTGCACTATGCACTAAATGGGTTTActactctctgagcctcaggttccccCCGTGCTGTGCGGGGATTGGACCAGGTAAGCACACCCGAACTTCAGTCGTTTGCATCCTTCCAGCCACCAGCACTATTGAGAGGCGACCAAATAGAGGACAGAGCTACAGTCTGGGTTCAAGGCCCCACTCTGCCACCTCCTGGCTACAGACAAGCTGGTAACCCAATCTGTCCCCAGTTGCCTCATCTGATAATGCCTACTCTCACGGGGCTggtgtgagggttaaatgagttaagATAGGCAAAACCCCTGGAGCAGTGCCAGCCAATCAAACGCTATACCATCTTAGGAAATGCTACATATCACAAATTATCATTACTGTTAACAGTTGTCTATAAAagactcacttttttttttacttaaatgaatTAATCTATAGATAAGGACACTCACTTTATATCACCACTGTAAGTCATGAGATTGACATgatagttaaatttttaaatcctaattcttactaaaataaatacttaactaTTACAATCTCCTGGCAGACACCCATTTAGGTGTGGGCGTTCCTCACGCCGGGAATGCTGGACTCAGGGATTCCCGGGCCTTTCCGGCCCTGACACTGGACACTCCCTCGGGGCCTGAGACTTGGGTTTCCGTCCTGGCTTTTTCCAGGGAACCGGCTTCCTCATCTGGGGGTAGGCAGCCAACCACCCCCAAAGCTTGTGCGATTCATTTAAACCTGCTCTGAAAGGGTGCAATGCCAAGCAAAGGTGGGACTAAGCGATTAGAAGGCGAGCTTCCCAAGTTCCAGAAACAGTTCCCATCATCAGGAAGTGACCTGTCTGTCCCTCAGGATGTCCCAAAATGAAAGGACCCCAAGCATTCCTGGAGCTGCTGGGGAAGCCCCATCAGTTCGGGACTGTGCCCTAGTGCTCAGGGGTCCACTCTGACTGCCTGGCCCTGTCCTCCTCTGGATACGTGGGGACCATCCCGCCCACCGGCTGAAGTTCACCTTGTGGTTTCCCCAGAGTCTGGCGAGCCCATTAGGATCCACAACTCGGAAAATCTTGGCGTTCTTGTCTTCCCACCTGATGTAGGACTCGTACCTGGCATCAGAGAGCAGCTGGTACACGTAATCCCACAGCAGCCGGCAGTCTGCAATTGAGCACAGGGGTGTGGACAGGGCACTTCCCTGGAGCTGTGAGGATGGCCACTAGAAAGGCGCTCAGGGGTCCCCGCTgccagggctgccctgtgcagCAGGATGGAGAAGACGATGGTATAAACAGAAACGGGGGGCCCATTTTTCATTGTTCCATTCAACCACCAGAACTCTAGGGAGTATCTACCTTCATCCCCAGGAAGAGATGAGGCAAAGGGCTCAGAGGGGTACAGATGCATCCAAGGCACCCAGCTCCCGCAGGCAGAGCAGGAAGTCTAACCCAGCTCTGCACACCAATGCCCTCCCCTCAGGCGAAGGCAGCTTCCAGGCCCTTCTCTGCCCCTGGGCCCCTCACTCAGCCCTTTGGGATCTCCATCCTAACAGGAGAGTCAGGAAAATCAAATGTGACATTGCAGGGGACAAACAGCAGAGGGAGCCCAGGAGCACCAGGATTTCTCTTCCACTACCTGGGCCTCCAAGCCATTTTCCTTACAGTGCGTGATGTGAGTGTGAAATAACATAGGAGACAACAACAacgctcagcacagtgcctggtgccgAGTGAACACTCCAAGAATGTtaagcattattattttaaaaaattgaaataattgtgCTTTAGAGACTCCTACTCATTTCCAACCCAGAAGGCAAGCTTCCTCCTGCTCTGTGGTGGCATAGAACACAGTGGCCCCGGCATAGCTAGAAAACACCCTTGGGTGCTTATCTGTCAGTCTGTCTGCTTGCCTGTCTGTTAGTCCATCCTTTAACAAGAAATGCAAAACGGAAGCGTGTCACCTGGTTGGAGCTCAGGCTCTggaccaggctgcctgggttcacaTCCTGACTCGTCCCTCACTGCCTGGGTGAACGTGGAAGGCCACCACCCTGTGCCTCGTTATCTGTGACAGGGCTCATAATGATACCAACCTCACGGGCTGTAGTGGGGTTAAATAAAGAATCatccccagcacacagtaggtgctcaactatttaaaaattaataaggtTTTAAATGCTAATCTGACTGACGGTCTGTTTATGACTGGCTTGTCCTGCTCTGGTGACAGGGCGGGTGTGGCAATCCCAGGCGGCACTGCTCACGTGGCCGAATTGTGGCCAGAACACAGGACAGTCACCCGcacacctccctcccagcacAGACGGACCCTCTCACCCCCCAGAGCAaaacctccctcctctctgtcacCTGCGACCTCAGCCCAGACCAGCCTCCTACCCACCTGCGATCCTGCCGTCGACAGGGGCCTTCGGCATCACGGGGAAGGAACAGATGCCCTCAGCCCTACAGCCGAGCTCCGCACAGTGAGGTAAGGTGAAGGACTCTTCCCTGCCGAGGGGACCCCTGGCCAGGCCAGGGGCATCCAGGCAACTCAAGGAGTTGGTAAGCCCCAGGTctggtggctgctgcaggaggccTCTTTGGGGGCCCACCTGGGAGGGCCTGGTCCCCTCTGCAAGCAAATGAGCACCATTGATTCTGTGGAACCAGAGCCTCCCCTAGCCCCGCCCCCATAAGGACCTGCCTGGGAGCCCAGTGGGGTAGCACTCCTAGCGATCTTCCTCCATCCAGCCCCCGGTCAGAAGgtcagggaggctgtggaggTGAGGGCCAGGCAGCCCCGGTGCTAACCCCAGCTCCCAGACAAGTAACTTCATCTCTCAAGCCCattccctcatctgtaaacttGCACACAAAGCAAGGGGTGACAGAGCTGGGTCCAGAGCCCAGGTACCCTGGATCTCAGTCCAGTGTCTTCTCCATACACCCAGTAAGTGCTTATTGAGAACCTCCTATAGCCATGCATTGTTCTAAGAATCTTGGGGACACAACACTGAGCCCCCAAAAAgcccctgccttcatggagcttatattctaattGGGTGTGGAAAGAGACAggtgattaaaatgaaaaaggaagtagaaacatTATATAATATGGAGAGTGAAAGTAAAGCACAATAACGCAGATAGGAAATCCTGGGAAAGGTGCAGGTGCGTACTGGTCAGGGAAGGTCTCACTGACAGGTTAACGTTGGGACAGACACCTGAAGGAGGTAGAGGAGTGGGCTATGTGGGTATCTAGAGAAGGGACTGCCGGGCGGAGGgaacaagtgcaaaggccctgaggcaggagtgtCTCTGGCCTGTTCAGTGAAGGAGGCCAGTGAGGCAGGAGCAGCCTGAGCAAGGAGAGGGGTGGCAGAGGATGGCAGAGCGTCAGGGGCTCAGTGTAAGGACTGTAGCCTTGACTCCAGGTGAGATGGCAGCCATTGGAAGATTTTGAGCAGAGAAGTCACACGACCTAATGAATCTCTCCAGCTGCTCTGTTGAGCACAGATCATAGGATATCAAGAGTAGAACCAAGGAGACCAGCGAGGCAGTTCCAGGctaggagagaaagaaaacaagacatcTGACATTTTGCCCAGAGCAGTTGGAAGAAGGCAGGAATCCGGTGCCCACTCTAGGAGGTGAGATGCCTGTTCAGCGTCCCGGTGGAGGGTGGGGCCG from Phyllostomus discolor isolate MPI-MPIP mPhyDis1 chromosome 4, mPhyDis1.pri.v3, whole genome shotgun sequence encodes the following:
- the ETV7 gene encoding transcription factor ETV7 isoform X4, with the protein product MPSRYCPYSLEEGTRPSQVGPQRGLLQQPPDLGLTNSLSCLDAPGLARGPLGREESFTLPHCAELGCRAEGICSFPVMPKAPVDGRIADCRLLWDYVYQLLSDARYESYIRWEDKNAKIFRVVDPNGLARLWGNHKNRVNMTYEKMSRALRHYYKLNIIKKEPGQKLLFRFLKIPGKITEDKGSLVEQQESQEQDKMDFKEKMLEVSP
- the ETV7 gene encoding transcription factor ETV7 isoform X2; translated protein: MQEGAVAGSPVSPLAATPPPGNQAQARCEAQVDLLGEGGICKLPGRLRIQPALWSREDVLHWLRWAEREYSLQHTSEHGFEMNGRALCLLTKDDFRFRAPGSEGTRPSQVGPQRGLLQQPPDLGLTNSLSCLDAPGLARGPLGREESFTLPHCAELGCRAEGICSFPVMPKAPVDGRIADCRLLWDYVYQLLSDARYESYIRWEDKNAKIFRVVDPNGLARLWGNHKNRVNMTYEKMSRALRHYYKLNIIKKEPGQKLLFRFLKIPGKITEDKGSLVEQQESQEQDKMDFKEKMLEVSP
- the ETV7 gene encoding transcription factor ETV7 isoform X3, giving the protein MNGRALCLLTKDDFRFRAPGSGDVLYELLQYIKTQRQALVCGPLFGGAFRQKMPSRYCPYSLEEGTRPSQVGPQRGLLQQPPDLGLTNSLSCLDAPGLARGPLGREESFTLPHCAELGCRAEGICSFPVMPKAPVDGRIADCRLLWDYVYQLLSDARYESYIRWEDKNAKIFRVVDPNGLARLWGNHKNRVNMTYEKMSRALRHYYKLNIIKKEPGQKLLFRFLKIPGKITEDKGSLVEQQESQEQDKMDFKEKMLEVSP
- the ETV7 gene encoding transcription factor ETV7 isoform X1, with the protein product MQEGAVAGSPVSPLAATPPPGNQAQARCEAQVDLLGEGGICKLPGRLRIQPALWSREDVLHWLRWAEREYSLQHTSEHGFEMNGRALCLLTKDDFRFRAPGSGDVLYELLQYIKTQRQALVCGPLFGGAFRQKMPSRYCPYSLEEGTRPSQVGPQRGLLQQPPDLGLTNSLSCLDAPGLARGPLGREESFTLPHCAELGCRAEGICSFPVMPKAPVDGRIADCRLLWDYVYQLLSDARYESYIRWEDKNAKIFRVVDPNGLARLWGNHKNRVNMTYEKMSRALRHYYKLNIIKKEPGQKLLFRFLKIPGKITEDKGSLVEQQESQEQDKMDFKEKMLEVSP